Part of the Puniceicoccaceae bacterium genome is shown below.
TAAAGTGTTTGTGACTGCCTTTGCTGTGAATGCCCTTTACGCGTTGCATGTTCACAACAAAGGACTTGTGAATGCGCTCGAAAGTCGGAGGCAGCAAGTTGCAGAGGTCTTTCAGCATCTTGTCGTGCATTTCGTTGCGACCATCAACGAGGTAGAGTTGCGAGTATCCCCCGTCGGCCTGCACATAATTGACATCCTCGAGTGCAACCAGCTCGATGAGTCCGAATTTGCGGATCGCCAGGTATTTTGCAAAATGTTCGCGCCCGTGTCCCTGACGCCCGGCGACGCGTTCAAATGCCAATTTGAGCCGGGCCTCGTCAAAGGGTTTGGTAATGAAATCGATGACGCCCAGTTCATACGCGTCGATGGCGCGTTCCGGGTAGGCCGAAATCACAATCGTCTGGAACGCATGAGAGGCGACTTCTCTCAATACCTCAAATCCGTCTTTTCCGTTGAGGTTCAGATCCAGAAGCAGGAGATCAATGCGACTGTTCTTGATCATTTGAATGCCGCGGTCGAGGTTGTCTGCGGTTTCGATCGATTGCAGTCGCTGTTGAAGAATGTTTCGCGTCAGGCGAACAATACGGTCCTGAATGCTGGCTTCGTCTTCAATGACAAGGATTCTCATGTTGGATACTGGGTAGGGTTTCGCTCGAATCATTCTGAATGCATCCGCGCTTCGGGAAGGGTTCTGAACGAGCACGTTGTAGACGTTTAATGGATTTCAATGGTCGTAACCCATTCTTGACTGCACGGTCCGTGGGAAAAGCTCCAGCGATTTTTGTAGGACTCCATCAGGCGTGCCTTGATATACTGAATGCCCGTGCCATCTTCTGGACTGTGGGTTGAAGTCGGTGGGTTAGTGATCGGGGATCGAAAGGTGTAGATGCGGCGGGATTTATCCCGGGTTTCCTCCAGCACGAATTCAACACTGGTCGTGCCAAAAGAATTGTGGGAAATGGCGTTCTCAAGAAGATTGCGAATGATGGAAGGGGGTAGGGTGCTGTTGAGATTCACATTACGCAGCACCAGATGGTATTCTGCCTTTTTTCGAAACTCCATGACTTTCAGATAGTTCCGGCAGGAATCAATCTCCATGCCGACTGGAATCAGCTTTTGGTCAGTCATGCGGGATAGCACCTCGAACTCACGGGCCAGTGCTCCTAAAAAAGCGACTCCCTGTTTTGGGTTTGATTCGATCCATTCCATCGCAGAGGTCATGGAATTCAAGATAAAGTGGGGTTGAATCTTGTTTTTAACCAGTTCGAGATTGAGACGTGTGTTGGTCAGGATGGCGTCCTGTTTTTCTTTGTGCTGTTTGTAGAGGGCCAGCGCGATGGAGAAAAGCAGGTAAAGAAACAGGACAAAATAAATCACAAACTGCTGTTTCTCAAAAAGGCGCATGCTGTAAACGATGGAAAGCATCACCAGAATGATCGACGCCGTCACAGCATATTTTCGGCGAAGGAAGATTGCCACGATTGAGACCAGAGCCAGCCATTCATAGGCAACTTTCAACACTCCATAGCTTGCAAACCCCTCAAGAATTGCTGCAAGCAGCAGGGGAATCGGCAACAACATCCAGGCGATGCGACGCGGGAAGCGGAAGGTTTCGAAGAGCAAGAGATGCCCGAAAACGCTGATCACGTAGTTAACCGAATAAACCAGATAGATTGCCCACGCTGCCTGACGATACGTCAGATCCATGTGGTAGTAGGCCAGTTTGTTCAGGGCAAAGGTGGAAAACAAAATGCACAGTGTGCCGAGGTAGAATTGAACGAGACTGTCGCGGCGGGTGAAGAAGGTGGAGAGAAAAAAGACTCCAAACACAAAATAGACAAGGTAAGAGCCGTAGTTGATGATGTGCCACCGCTCATTTGCAATCATGGCATCCAGTGGCTGCAGGTGGAATCCAGCATGATTCAACAACACCCAGTGCGGGGTTCGGTATCCCATGAGCAGGACTTCGTGCTCACCGGGTTGCAGGAGCGTAGGAGGCAGGAGCAGGATTATTCGGTTTTTGCCAGCTCCAAGTTCACGCACCATCCCATCTTCGATTTTGACATCACCGTTTGTTCCGATGGATTTCCCATCCAGAAACACTTCGTACGTTCCGGGCAGGTTGATAACAAAATAGTAGGTCTGGCGCATGGCGTCTGCTTCCACATGGCTACGCAGGGTTAGCCGGTAACGGTATTGAACCACCTGTTCTTTCCAACGGTGCCAGAAACCCTTGGAATAAACCCACGGAAGTGTGGTGCGATGCCATTCGTTCGTTGAGGCATCCCAGGTTTCGTAGCTCGCATCGATCACTTCCAACTCGACAGCAGTGCTTTCTGCTGCGGTCAGGAGATGTGACGAAAAGAATCCGAGCGTAGCCCAAAGAAGACCCAGACTGCGCAGGAGCACTACACCCGGACTTCTCCGATGTGAAGGGGTAGGCAATGCAGGTTGCGAATAGATC
Proteins encoded:
- a CDS encoding LytTR family DNA-binding domain-containing protein — translated: MRILVIEDEASIQDRIVRLTRNILQQRLQSIETADNLDRGIQMIKNSRIDLLLLDLNLNGKDGFEVLREVASHAFQTIVISAYPERAIDAYELGVIDFITKPFDEARLKLAFERVAGRQGHGREHFAKYLAIRKFGLIELVALEDVNYVQADGGYSQLYLVDGRNEMHDKMLKDLCNLLPPTFERIHKSFVVNMQRVKGIHSKGSHKHFIVMNNGAEIPLSRSKYKELKSLINL
- a CDS encoding histidine kinase, which produces IYSQPALPTPSHRRSPGVVLLRSLGLLWATLGFFSSHLLTAAESTAVELEVIDASYETWDASTNEWHRTTLPWVYSKGFWHRWKEQVVQYRYRLTLRSHVEADAMRQTYYFVINLPGTYEVFLDGKSIGTNGDVKIEDGMVRELGAGKNRIILLLPPTLLQPGEHEVLLMGYRTPHWVLLNHAGFHLQPLDAMIANERWHIINYGSYLVYFVFGVFFLSTFFTRRDSLVQFYLGTLCILFSTFALNKLAYYHMDLTYRQAAWAIYLVYSVNYVISVFGHLLLFETFRFPRRIAWMLLPIPLLLAAILEGFASYGVLKVAYEWLALVSIVAIFLRRKYAVTASIILVMLSIVYSMRLFEKQQFVIYFVLFLYLLFSIALALYKQHKEKQDAILTNTRLNLELVKNKIQPHFILNSMTSAMEWIESNPKQGVAFLGALAREFEVLSRMTDQKLIPVGMEIDSCRNYLKVMEFRKKAEYHLVLRNVNLNSTLPPSIIRNLLENAISHNSFGTTSVEFVLEETRDKSRRIYTFRSPITNPPTSTHSPEDGTGIQYIKARLMESYKNRWSFSHGPCSQEWVTTIEIH